The sequence below is a genomic window from Streptosporangium lutulentum.
AGGGGGAAGCGAAACCATGAACCGCAACCTGGCAACAGCCACAGCCCAGCGGAGGTCGAACGGCGCCGAGTGGATCGGCGGGGAGCCGTCGGTGCTGGTGTTCGACGTCAACGAGACACTGATCGACTTCGAGTCGATGAACCCGCTCTTCGAGAAGATCTTCGGTGACAAGCGGGTGATGCGCGAGTGGCTGGGTCACCTGATCATGTACTCGATGACCGTCACCCTGTCCGGTCTGTACGAGGGATACTTCACCCTGGGCCAGGGGCTGCTCAAGATGGTCGGCGACATCCACGGGGTGCGGGTCTCCGACGCCGACATCGAGGAGATCCGGCAGGCGATGCTGACCATGCCCGCCCACCCCGACGTGGAAGAGGGGCTGAGTCGGATGAAGGACGCGGGTTTTCGCCTGGTGACGCTGACGAACTCCCCGTCCAACCCCGGCGGGCAGAGCCCGCTGGAGCACGCCGGTCTCGCGCACTTCTTCGAGCGGCAGTTCACCATCGAGACCGTCCGCGCCTACAAACCCGCCCAGCAGGTCTACCACCTGGTGGCCCAGGAACTGGACGTTCCGCCGTCCAGCTGCTTCATGGTCGCCGCGCACGTCTGGGACACCGTGGGAGCGCAGAGCGCCGGCTACACCGCAGGTCTGGTCACCCGGCCGGGCAACGCGCCCCTGCCGGTCGCCTCCCTGCCGCAGCCCAACCTCATCGCGCCCGACCTCCCGGCCCTGGCCGGGCAACTCATCCAGGTATGGCGCTCCTGAGCCGCACGACGGCACCGACGCGGCCACCGGCGAAGGTCGCACGGGTCATCTCGAGACTCTGAACCGCTCCCATCGGGTTGCCCGCCGTGCGTGGCGATGGTGCGCACTCGAGCCGATGCGGCACCCGATGTTTCGAGCGGGCTCGAAGTATTACGACGCTAGCGTGGTCATACAGAGATAAGCCGCCGAAGCGGCAGCACATCGCACGCGCGCCGCTTTGACCGGTCACGGAGGAGGCATGCCGTCGACGGCCGCCTCACCAGATCCCGACCGAAGGAAGGAAGGCAGAGCCATGTCCGAACTGCGAGTGATCGCCCGCCTGACGATCTCCGCTGGGAATCAGGACAAGGTCCTGCCGTTGCTGAGGCAGATCACCGAGGCCGTCCGCAGCGAACCGGGCAACATCTCCTTCGTGCCCCACAGGCAACTCGACGACGACCGTGAGGTCGTCGTACTGGAACGGTATGTCTCACGCGAGGCGTTCGCCGCGCACCAGGCGGCACCGCACTTCCAGCGCATCGTCGTCGATCAGATCTTCCCGCTGCTGGATGAGCGCGTCGTGGAGTCCTACGACGTCGCCGAATGACCACGACGCCGGACGGCGACACAGGAGGAGTCATCATCAGCGCGTTCGAGCACCAGTACCGCTACCTCGCCGAGCGCGAGCCGGTCTTCGCGCGCCTGCTCGACGAGTACGGCCGGCCCGATCCCTTCGAGTGGCACGACGGCGGACGCACCGGATCGAGTCACTTCGCCGCGATGGCACTGCACATCATCGGACAGCAGATCTCCGCCACCGTGGCGTTCGTCGTCTTCGACCGGATCGCCGCGGCCACCGGCACCATCCCCTCCCCCGACGGCGTCATCGGGCTGGGCGGAGAACGGTTGCGTGCATGCGGCCTGTCCCGGGCCAAGGCGGCCTACATCCTGGACCTGGCCCAGCGGCAGAAAAGCGGGCTGATCGACATCGAGAACATGACCTCCCTCGACGACGATAAAGTGATCGCCGCGCTCACCGCGGTGCACGGCATCGGCCTGTGGTCGGCGCAGACATTCCTCATCCACCAGCTCCACCGGCCCGACGTCCTACCCGCCGGCGACGGCGGCGTCCGCCGCGCCATCCGCGAGGCCTGGAAGCTCGACGAACTGCCCGCCATAGGCCAGGTGCGCGACATGGCAACCGGATGGGCGCCATACCGGTCCTACGCGGCCGCGCTGCTGTGGCGATCCCTGCGGCCCGCCGGCGAACCCTCCGACCCCAAAGCCCGCGCCCTGAGCCGCGAGGCGAAGACGACCGGTTCACGCACATCATCGGCGGCACCGCCGCCGCGGTCTCATCCGGGGCAGGCGTGATGGGCCGCCACTTGGACGAACCACAGCACACCGCGATAACCACACGTCTTCCCCGGACTCCCCGGGCGAGCGCATCATCGAGTGGCCCGTATCGGGTGAAGAAGAGAGCAGTGATGAAAAGGGAAATCATCCGGGTCGAGCCCTTGTCAACCTATCTGGAACGATGGAAGGCGCCGACCTCGGCCGTCACCCGAAGCGGCGACACCCTTTATGTGTCGGGCTTTCCCCCGTTCGACCCCGACACCGGAGAGGTCGTCCAGGGCGCCTCCATCGAACGCCAGACCGAGCTTGTCTTGGAGCAGATGAAACTCTGCCTGGAGACGGCCGGGTCATCGCTGAACAACGTGCTCAAATGCAACGTGTACTGCACCTCGGTCGAGAAATTCGCCGCGGTCAACGCGATCTACGCGCGGTACTTCCCCACCGCTCCACCCGCCCGGATCTTCGTGGCCGTTCCCGCCTGGCCGGGAACCTTCGACATCGAGATCGACTGCGTCGCCGCGGTGTGCTGAGCTGGACCCTGGACCCTGGACGCCGAGACCGCCACGGCATCGCTCTGGCGGTCTCGGGGGTCAACGACTGCGCCTACTGCCGATCAGCCCACTACTACGCCGCCGCGACCTTCTGCCACATGCTGGCTAGCGAAATCGCGCGGTGCGCCCGCGGCCGATCAAGCAATGACAAACGACAAGCCGCGGTCAGCTTCGCCAAGAAGGTGACCGAAACCCGAGGCAAGGTAGCCGACGCCGATCTCGCAGCTGTACGACAGGCCGGCCACACCGACTCGCAGATCATCGAGACCGTCAGCCTGTCCGCCCAGTTTCTGCCGACGAACTTCATCAACAACGTCGCCCGGACCGACCTCGGCTTCCCGGCTCCCCCGGCCGCCGAGATCGGCTGAATTTCTCGCCGGCTCACCCGGTGAACTCCTCACCCGCCCATAACGAACGCTCCTATGAGAACGCAGCCCGCGGGAAACCGCAGCGCGATCTGTCCCCCAGGCAGAGGAGCTCAGCATTCTTTACAGGCGAAGGGCTCAAGCGCTCTTGAGGCGGCTGCGGTAGGCGCGCTGAGACACCTGGGACGTACACCCTGTGTGCGAGTAAAACCCCGCGCAGTTGCGGGTCTCATCGAAGAAACCCGCAGGACAGGAGAGGTTCTTGCCTATCTTCATCCGAAACCAGGCGCCACGGAAGGCGAGGTCGGCGGCGGCGAACAGGGCACCGAAGGCCCCGAGAACGCCAGCCTGAGATGGCACGAGAATGCAGCCTTCTGCCGGCGACGATTAGAAAAAGCACCAGTGCCGGGGACGTCCGCGCACGGCGCCGGGAAAGCAGGCCTCGCCGATCTACCTGACGTCCGGCCCAGGGCCGAAGCGTTCTCATGTTGTGAGACCGAGTAGCTGAAGGCCGTCCGTGGGGTGGCTGCGGTAGTGGTCGATGGCGGCGGCGATGTTGGTCCAGCCGATCAAGCGGGCCAGGCCGATGGCCAGGTTACGCAGGCTCGCCATGACCCGTGGGGCGGTGCCGGTCCGAACGCGTGAGGCGTCTTCGCGGTAGGTGACGTCGCGGATGTGGTGCAGGGCCTCGATACTCCAGTGGCCGCGGATCAGTGTGGCGAGGTGGGCGTGGGTGACGCGGCCGGGCGGCAGG
It includes:
- a CDS encoding RidA family protein produces the protein MKREIIRVEPLSTYLERWKAPTSAVTRSGDTLYVSGFPPFDPDTGEVVQGASIERQTELVLEQMKLCLETAGSSLNNVLKCNVYCTSVEKFAAVNAIYARYFPTAPPARIFVAVPAWPGTFDIEIDCVAAVC
- a CDS encoding putative quinol monooxygenase, giving the protein MSELRVIARLTISAGNQDKVLPLLRQITEAVRSEPGNISFVPHRQLDDDREVVVLERYVSREAFAAHQAAPHFQRIVVDQIFPLLDERVVESYDVAE
- a CDS encoding haloacid dehalogenase type II, which produces MNRNLATATAQRRSNGAEWIGGEPSVLVFDVNETLIDFESMNPLFEKIFGDKRVMREWLGHLIMYSMTVTLSGLYEGYFTLGQGLLKMVGDIHGVRVSDADIEEIRQAMLTMPAHPDVEEGLSRMKDAGFRLVTLTNSPSNPGGQSPLEHAGLAHFFERQFTIETVRAYKPAQQVYHLVAQELDVPPSSCFMVAAHVWDTVGAQSAGYTAGLVTRPGNAPLPVASLPQPNLIAPDLPALAGQLIQVWRS
- a CDS encoding carboxymuconolactone decarboxylase family protein, encoding MLSWTLDPGRRDRHGIALAVSGVNDCAYCRSAHYYAAATFCHMLASEIARCARGRSSNDKRQAAVSFAKKVTETRGKVADADLAAVRQAGHTDSQIIETVSLSAQFLPTNFINNVARTDLGFPAPPAAEIG
- a CDS encoding DNA-3-methyladenine glycosylase family protein, encoding MTTTPDGDTGGVIISAFEHQYRYLAEREPVFARLLDEYGRPDPFEWHDGGRTGSSHFAAMALHIIGQQISATVAFVVFDRIAAATGTIPSPDGVIGLGGERLRACGLSRAKAAYILDLAQRQKSGLIDIENMTSLDDDKVIAALTAVHGIGLWSAQTFLIHQLHRPDVLPAGDGGVRRAIREAWKLDELPAIGQVRDMATGWAPYRSYAAALLWRSLRPAGEPSDPKARALSREAKTTGSRTSSAAPPPRSHPGQA